In a single window of the Drosophila albomicans strain 15112-1751.03 chromosome 3, ASM965048v2, whole genome shotgun sequence genome:
- the LOC117570882 gene encoding sodium-dependent serotonin transporter: MDRSSSKNNSTEFGHTAPASGAATPWGNNKESPNNEDDSNEDDGDNATPAKATDPLAPRLANNERILVVSVTERQRETWGQKAEFLLAVIGFAVDLGNVWRFPYICYQNGGGAFLVPYCVFLIFGGLPLFYMELALGQFHRCGCLSIWKRICPALKGVGYAICLIDIYMGMYYNTIIGWAVYYLFASFTSQLPWTSCDNPWNTQNCMPVTSENFTELATSPAKEFFERKVLEIYKSDGLDFMGPVKPTLALCVFGVFVLVYFSLWKGVRSAGKVVWVTALAPYVVLIILLVRGVSLPGADEGIKYYLTPEWHKLKNSKVWIDAASQIFFSLGPGFGTLLALSSYNKFNNNCYRDALITSTINCLTSFLAGFVIFSVLGYMAYVQKTSIDKVGLEGPGLVFIVYPEAIATMSGSVFWSIIFFLMLITLGLDSTFGGLEAMITALCDEYPRVIGRRRELFVLLLLAFIFLCALPTMTYGGVVLVNFLNVYGPGLAILFVVFVEAAGVFWFYGVDRFSADVEQMLGSKPGLFWRICWTYISPVFLLTIFIFSILGYKEMLGEEYYYPPWSFQVGWAVTCSSVLCIPMYMIYKFFFASKGGCKQRLQASFKPDAACGSVVPGQQGTSV, from the exons ATGGatcgaagcagcagcaagaataACAGCACCGAGTTTGGTCACACAGCGCCGGCTTCAGGTGCGGCTACGCCATGGGGCAACAATAAGGAGTCGCCAAACAACGAGGACGACTCCAATGAGGATGACGGCGACAATGCGACACCTGCCAAGGCCACTGATCCCTTGGCACCACGTCTAGCTAACAATGAG CGTATTTTGGTAGTTTCCGTGACGGAACGTCAACGAGAGACTTGGGGCCAAAAGGCTGAGTTTCTTTTGGCCGTGATTGGTTTTGCCGTTGACTTGGGCAATGTCTGGCGTTTTCCCTACATTTGTTATCAAAATGGCGGCGGAGCCTTTTTGGTGCCCTACTGCGTATTCCTCATTTTTGGAGGTCTGCCCCTATTTTATATGGAACTCGCTTTAGGACAGTTCCATCGCTGTGGCTGTCTCAGCATTTGGAAGCGCATTTGTCCAGCATTAAAAG GTGTTGGTTATGCTATCTGCCTCATCGACATCTATATGGGCATGTACTACAACACAATCATAGGCTGGGCGGTGTATTATCTCTTTGCCTCGTTCACCTCGCAGTTACCTTGGACGTCCTGTGATAATCCATGGAACACTCAAAATTGTATGCCAGTCACCAGCGAGAACTTCACTGAGTTGGCTACATCGCCAGCCAAGGAGTTCTTCGA GCGCAAAGTTTTGGAGATTTACAAGAGCGATGGACTGGACTTCATGGGTCCAGTGAAGCCCACGCTGGCACTCTGCGTTTTTGGGGTATTCGTACTCGTCTATTTCTCACTGTGGAAGGGAGTGCGAAGTGCCGGAAAAGTCGTTTGGGTGACTGCATTAGCTCCCTATGTGGTGCTTATCATTTTGTTGGTACGCGGAGTCTCGCTGCCAGGTGCTGATGAGGGCATCAAGTATTATCTGACTCCCGAGTGGCACAAGCTCAAGAACTCCAAGGTGTGGATCGATGCGGCCTCGCAGATCTTTTTCTCGCTGGGACCCGGCTTTGGCACACTCCTAGCACTCTCCAGCTACAATAAgtttaacaacaattgctaCAGGGATGCGCTAATAACCAGCACCATCAATTGTCTCACTAGTTTCTTGGCTGGATTTGTTATATTCTCTGTTCTGGG TTATATGGCCTATGTGCAGAAGACATCAATTGACAAAGTTGGCTTGGAGGGGCCAGGGCTGGTTTTTATTGTCTATCCGGAGGCAATAGCCACGATGAGCGGCTCAGTCTTCTGGAGCATCATATTCTTCCTTATGCTGATCACGCTGGGATTGGACAGCACCTTTGGCGGACTGGAGGCGATGATAACAGCGCTCTGCGATGAGTATCCTCGTGTCATTGGCAGGCGACGTGAACTCTTCGTTCTCCTGCTGCTGGCCTTCATCTTCCTCTGCGCACTGCCCACAATGACCTAT GGAGGAGTCGTCTTGGTTAATTTCCTGAATGTCTATGGACCCGGTCTGGCCATACTTTTTGTCGTATTTGTTGAGGCTGCGGGCGTCTTTTGGTTCTATGGCGTTGATCGCTTCAGCGCGGACGTGGAGCAGATGCTTGGCTCCAAGCCGGGCTTATTCTGGAGGATTTGTTGGACTTACATTAGCCCGGTGTTTCTGCTG ACAATCTTCATATTCTCAATACTGGGATACAAGGAGATGTTGGGCGAAGAATATTACTATCCGCCGTGGAGCTTTCAAGTTGGTTGGGCAGTCACCTGCTCTTCGGTTCTGTGCATTCCCATGTACATGATATACAAGTTTTTCTTCGCCTCGAAGGGCGGCTGCAAACAACGGTTGCAGGCATCCTTTAAGCCGGACGCCGCATGTGGATCGGTGGTGCCAGGACAACAGGGCACTTCGGTGTGA